GGATGATCTTAACtctcataaaaaaaagaaatttttccATGATGTGTACAAATTCTATTGGAATGATCCATACCTTTTTTGAGTATGTGCTGATTATTTGATTAGCAAGTGTGCGCGGGAGTTGACATGGGTGTGATACTTAAGCATGTCAGTCGTCATCGGTTGGGGTCATCACAACGGTAGATAGACTAAAAAAGGAAAGTTTGTCAGATAAGGGGAATAGAATCAAATATATTGTGGGTTAGAACTAAAACTCTTGGGTTATCTCAACTACATGGAAGCCCAAAATGATAAATGGGCCAAagtgaaatttaaaataatgtggGCCCAGCCCAACCCAATTTAAGCTTCAACCCCTAGGAAAAACCTACTCTCTAGACTGTTCCCCAATGGTTTGGGGAAATAGTACTGGGAtggtaaaaaaaaagttagattTTGGGGGAAATGAAATCTCAGAAGAATTCTTGGTCTCTCCCCGCTTCCTGAAATTTTCACTCTCTTTCCAATTCCCGCGATACTCTTCCCTCCTTTTACTATTTGCTCTCTCTCAAATTCGTCCTTTAGTAGTATAAGATTTATCTCTTTCGATAGTCAAAACTTTGGAGGTCCCTTTTCATCTATCTGGTATGCATATTTTTTTATGCACATATATGGatgctttttttttaaaaaaaaaataataatctttttcTAGACCTTATTGTGCTTTTTGATTTGTATGGATTTTGAAATTTGATGTCTTTGGATTCGAGTCTCGACCATGTAGGGTTTTTGCACCAATCAATGTTTGTTTTATTTGCTTGTCAGCAATTTGCTCGAATTTTAGGGTTTATGTAGGTTTAGTGTATGTTGATATACACATTCTGATTTCATCAGCATGTTAAACTTTtgggtttttttattttttatttttaatttttttttaatcatgcTTATATATAGCTTTCTTTGGACTTAAGTGTCTCAGTATCCCAAACTTTGACCAAATGCTTCTTTTATGTTCATGCTTCACATTTCGGTAGAATGTGACTTTCTCTGTTTTATTTATCTCAAGTTAAATTTTCATGTATGATAGCAGCTTCAGAACTTGTTTGACAGCAAATTATAACTAATGCAAACTCTACATTCTTGGTGATTTTAGTGGCAAACAGTTCTAGTTTTGTAAGATGCATACAAGCTACCATATGTGGATTAATAATCTCTTTTCATTGGGCGAAGTTGGTTGATCAGGCAAAACAAATGTAACTTTAGGCAGTATGTAACCTTCTTTAAGAAAATGAAATCTTTTTGGTCTACAAGAAATATTAGAAACTTTCGCAAATAGTTGATCTCTCTTTTCATTGGGCGAAGTTGGTTGATCAGGCAAAACAAATGTAACTTTAGGCAGTATGTAACCTTCTTTAAGAAAATGAAATCTTTTTGGTCTACAAGAAATATTAGAAACTTTCGCAAATAGTTGATTATAAAGGTGAAAGTAAGTTGTAGACTGCTACCAACTCCCAGAGAAATAGATCACAAAGGAGTCAGATGACAGTTTGATGCTTAGGTCCTAGCTCATGTTCTTGGACTCTCTTTGTTCCTTTTTCACTAATGATGTCTCAAGTCTCCTTTGTTAGATATCTTTGGTCTATGCATGATACTTATATATTGACTTTACCATTTATTGGAAGTTAGattgttcttttatgatttccaATGTGCTTCATCTCCACTTGATTTGTCTAGATTGCTCTTTCTTGCATGATACTTATATATTGACTTTACCATTTAATGGAAGTTAGattgttcttttatgatttccaTTGTTCTTCATCTCCACTTAATTTGTCTAGATTGCTCTTTCTTGTAACGTTTTGCTGTATATTTCAAGAGTTCCTCCATAATCAGTTACTGTGTGCCATGACTTCATGGAATCAATTGAAATAGTTCTTAActgtatttttttcatttgcatTCTCTCTTTTAAGgcctgcgtacactttaccctccccagatcccatgttgtgggatttcactgggttgttgttgttgtattgggTACGGAATGACAATCATCTATTTTTGGGTGCAGGATTCACTATCTTCGTATAGGCATCTTCTCTTTCTGGGTTGTGTGTTGTCAACAATTTATTGCTTGACTGCTCATAAGTTGCAACTGAAGGTGAAGTTCCTCTCTCTTTGCTTTTAGATGTGCATGATAGCTGTAGAACTGTTACTACATGACTAGTAATTAGTAAAAGCAATATTTGATCTGTCTTGCTTTGCCTTGACAGATATATTCCTTTTTGTTGGGACAGGAATGTGGTGTTAGGCACGATGAATATACGTTGGAGACTTGTGTATGAATGTCTACTGCATCTTACTGGTTAATATATTAAGTGGGATTGTGATGGAGTGCAACAAGGATGAAGCCCTAAGGGCTAAAGAGCTGGCTGAGAAGAAAATGCAGAGTAATGACTTTTTAGGGGCTCAAAAAGTGGCTTTGAAAGCTGAACGGCTTTACCCTCAGCTAGAGAATATATCGCAGCTACTTGCTGTCTGTAATGTCCACTGTTCAGCTCAGAGCAGTACAGTGGGATCCGAAAAGGACTGGTATGGGATCCTCCAAATTGATATTATGGCTGACGAAGTGACCATCAAGAAACAATACCGGAGACTTGCGCTTGTGCTTCATCCTGACAAGAACAAGTTTCCAGGTGCAGAAGCAGCTTTCAAGCTAATTGGGGAATCAAATATGGTGCTTTCAGACCCGACAAAAAGGGCTTTGTATGATAGTAAGTACAGGGTTTTATCCAAAGGTGCAGCAGCAAAGCGACAGGTTAATCGAAATCCTTCGACTAGACAAAATAATAGTCCAAATGGTTTTGGTACGCAGTCCAGTAATCTGAATAATATTCAGAAAACACAAACAACTTCATCAGCAATGCCGGAAACATTCTGGACGGGATGTCCTTTTTGCAATATTAGGTACCAGTACTACAAGAGTTTTGTGAACAGAGCTTTACGCTGCCAAAAATGCTCAAAGCCTTTCATTGCATATGATTTAGGTTCTCAAGGTGCTCCTCTTGGACCTAAATGGAGTCATCCTGGCAGTCAGGATGTGCCTCATAGGTCAAACATGAGCCAGCCTTTTCAGCAGAAAGGTGTTTTCAACCATGGAACCTCAAGAATGGCAGCCGGAGCTGGGTTTACACCTGCCCAAATGGGATCTCAACAGTGTCCTAGCAGTAAAAAAATGGCATCACAACCAGATGTACGGAGAGAAAAGACTGCTCAGCTATTTGAGGATTTAAAGGCTAAAGGGAAGGCTGACAAGTATGACAAGGAAATGGGCAATACAAATGAAGGGGCTGCTATGCCAAAGGTTAATAAAAAAAACAGGAAAAGGAGTAGGAAGCAGACAGTTGAATCAAGTGAGAGCATTGATACTTCAAGCAGCACTGAGCCTGAAATTACGGACATCGAGTCTGGTAGCTATCCACCTGCTGGAgaagattttgaatttgatgGTTTTGGCCCTAGGAGATCTTCTCGCCTACGGCAGAATGTCTCCTATAAAGAAGGTGCAAGTGATGACGAGAATGATTTGGCAAACCCTCTGAAGAAGGTATGGGATAACCAATCAGCTGGAGATGATACTTCAAAGCAGAAAGAAGCAGTGAGTGGTGATGACTTGAGGAATGCCAAACCAACTGATTTTCATGGTAATTCCAAAGCAAAGGCTACTCAAAATGGAGAAGCCCCTCCTAAAGCAAACGTGCAAAATGAAAATGCCAACAGTAGGAAATTTGACAAACAGGCTGCTGGACCTCCATCAAGTGGGGTGGAAAAAGTTGAAGTTGTTGATTCTGATTCAGAACCAGATAGTGAACCTTCTGATGATCCTCCAGAGTTATATGAGTGTCCTGATCCAGAGTTTAGTGATTTTGATAAGCACAGGGAAGAAAGTTGCTTTGCTGTTGACCAAATCTGGGCTTGTTATGATACAGCTGATGGAATGCCAAGATTCTATTGTCAGATTAGGAAAGTTCTGTCTCCTGAATTTGAGCTACGGATCACTTGGCTTGAGGCTAATCCAGAGGATCAAGGAGACATGGAGTGGGTAGAGGCAGAGTTGCCTGCTGGTTGTGGGAAATTTAGACGTGGGAATTCTCAAATCACTAATGATCGTCTTATATTCTCTCACTTAGTGCAGTGCGAAAAGGGTAAGAGAGGTGCATTCTTCGTATTTCCTAGGGAAGGGGAGATATGGGCTCTCTTTAAAAATTGGGATATTGGTTGGAGCTCCAACCCAGAAAAACATGGTAAGTACAAGTATGAAATTGTGGAGGTACTTTCTGATTTTGTTAAGGGTGTTGGTATAAAAGTGAATTACCTGGATAAGGTGAGTGGATTTGTTAGCCTTTTCCATCCCACCAGCCAGACTAAGGTTGGCTCATTTTTGGTAAAGCCAAATGAACTTTACAAGTTCTCTCATCAAATCCCATCTTTCAGAATGACTGGAACTGAAAAAGAGGGTGTACCTGTGGGATCATTTGAACTTGATCCCGCTTCTTTACCTCTTAATCCAGATGACATTTGTTGCCCTGAGAAACTGAATAAAGACAGCAGAAATGCAAAATCTGAGGCGGAGAATGTGACCACACCTAAGAAGTTTGTGGAATTGAAAGGAATGGGTGCTACTGATGGAGAGTCATCTAAGGTTCGAAGATCTCCCAGGAGTGTGAATATCTCCATGACTAGAAAATTGTAGACATGACAGATTCTTTCTTCTGCTTTGTTTGCTCAGTGAAGCTTTCATTGGGTTAGACTCATGTATTTTGTCATCGGTATAACTTTTAGGGATACAAGTAGGATTAAGAGAGCAGTTGCCTCTGGCCTGAACTCTTTTTTGACAGCAGTATGTGTTCCTGCAACTTTTATTGCTAGTGTATGTTCTTTGTGTAGTTTTTGCTGAATCAATGGTATTTTCAGATTATTTCGTGAGAGATGGATCCAGGATATTTAGTTTGAACAATACTGTGCTTGTTAAGGCATTGTAGGTTTTATTAATATCTTGCAAGGGAAACAGAGCGTGAAAAGTTTGTAGTCCACTTGTGTTCTTGATTAAAGGTTTCTGTTGGTTCATCCTGCATTTTTGAGTCAATTGTTAGAAACAGTAATGTGACAATTAGAATTAGGTCCTTGAAAAGAGCAGTTGTGTGCATAGAAGGCCTACACGAATGCCATTCTCCTAGCCCTATGGGGGATGAGGAAAAACAAAGGAAATAATTTTACTGTCAATTGGATATGCTATGCTTAGAACAAGATCATTTAAAGAATTATATGTTGATTGTGAATTACAATATTTTACTACAATTGaccagtaaaaaaaaaattaaatgctTGGCAGGATCATATATGTGGTCCACGGCACATGTTATGGAGCCGCTTGATACCTTACCAATTACGAATATTGTCACTTGTTACTTTTTTTCCGTTATTGGTTTTCATGACTCAAGCTAGACCCTAAATATGACACGACGACTAGAATTTCGAGGAACTTCAATCAAACCTCTTAACATTCATAACATGACATTAATATCTCGAAATAGAGGATAacttttaaatatgaaaataatctCAAATCTCAACATAGAAATCTTGAAATAGGgagaattcaaacataaacATCAACATGAAAGAAACATACTTCTATAGTctagacatgcctctactaaacttTAGACGAGGCATAGGACAAGTTCTAGCTCACCAAAAtataatgaaagaaaataatctGAACATAAGAAAAGACATAACAAGTTTGccctcgaatcatgaggactcatcaaTCTAACAATATCAAGTGGAAATTCaaaactagccacgtggaggaaagCGAGTGTCGTGGCTTATATtgtgagacaatataggcaaaagtatgtgctagcacatgaaatgtactaagtatgtgagaagtatgcatgatcaTGAATAAACAGACATAATAAACATGAATATGTGATGTATGACCAAATATCTTGAAGAACGTGaagtaaaacatgaaaatttataataaggtcaatacatcataaaacatcatttaagagCTTGTAAGAAAAACATAATCATtcgtgggatattaaccttaatcgtagttataacatgaaatccgataTAATTTCCACACTGAGAAGAGAGAGGTtgcttgccaaggtagactccgtatcataattttcatcatgtgctatatgtggatccattagctaggccAATTAAGGCAAACCTACGGGGGCACGCAGTTTGGgactaggggttgctactagagacttCCTTACAAAGTCTCCACCataaagtcctcttggtgctaacTTAATCCCAACGGAATACGTAAATCatttatcattcatatcattcaaAAAGATAATAATCAATATCAATCCACATcgtaaaatatattataagaataactcctcgaaaatcatgatcataacataattcatagacacttacctttctaagcatctaaatcacgATTCCTtaatattgtgagaaaacctttcacaattcattgatacttacttgaaaacatacttgaaacataattcatagcttttgtaaatcattcataaagttCATATTCCTAAGTTGTGGCTTCTTATTGAAATTCATAGACGTAATACATGGGTCCATGTGAAATCAATTTAAACTCATGTAGTAATGTGAATTCATGCATAATCAAGTGAAACAATATCAATTGAACCAATATAGAAAAGACCCATAAAAAATCGACATGAAACCTTTTGAAATTGGGTGAAATTGAATTCggagaattgagttcttttggatccaataaatgaatgaaattcATTGGTGAACTCCAACATACCTGGAGTAAAAGCTTGGATTAGTTCCTTCAATGGAAGTTTGAAGACTTGAGCCCTAGTTCTTGCCTTGAAGGAGAAGTTTGAGAGAAACTTGAAAGAGAATAAATTCTAACTTGGGAGAATGAGGGTTTTGAAGGGTTGAGAATCAGTTATAGTCCCTTAGTAAAGCTTAAAATGATCAAGTATAAGAGTTAAATTAATGAAAAACGACCCAAATACTCTCGACCTTAAAGGTGAAGGAAACACCTTCATGGACCACTATACGGTTCGTATAAACTACCATGGACCATAAAAACTACCACGGACCGTAGAGGCATCCGAAGAAGTGAAGGAGAACAGAGTCGTAGGGAGGGTGACTTAGACGGAGGGGTTTACCTGTCATGATGGTCATTACGAGCCATACAGCTGGTCGTGAACCAACATTCCAAGGTGTTTGAAGATTTTCCCAAACGATCCTTCCTACAGTCCATAAACATTCCCACGAGCCGTGGATCTCCCTTTATACGACTCCTCTTTAAGCAATTTTTTCGAAGGAGGTTTACGTTATGGTCTACAGTTCGTAAAACTTTATACGAACCGTACAACTGTCCATAAACCTTTGCTTGAAATCTCCTTTTCCGCAGTTCCCTTCCACGGACCGTGGAATTCCTTACGGCTCGTGAAGGTCCTCGTGAAAACCATAATAACTGTAACTTCTGCAccatataattttctttttttaccattttcatTTCCGTTTCGACTTTCCATCTTCAGGAGTCTTACATTTGTCTTGAACAAGTCAGGAACCGGTGGTATTCAAACTACAACATTTGATATATCAATATTAGTTTTGCCTTCTGAGATAGACTAGACATTTGAAATTCCAAATTCCGTTTAATTTGCATCTTTGATGATTGAATTCagttgaaattattttattattattttttattttaattatatattagtaGGAATGACAAAATTTTGGTCCTACTCACATGAGTAGTGCcgagattttcatgttttgatgttgtaAAGCTACCACATGTGGCTGCTGCAGCCTGCATCCTACTTTTGCCCTAATTCATTTCTCAAGGACATTGCTACTTAGGCCTTTGTAATTGGTTTACCGGGTAGTAACTTTTTGTGGTTGTTAAACTTTAGATAATTTTGAAGccacatttaatttttttttttttactttacatatGTGCTTGGATTATTATTTAGTACTTCCTCTGTTTTTTATCTGATATTATTTGATTTAacacaaaatttaataaaaaaaaatatttgaaattgtgaTTTAGAATAAATCTTAGACATTTTGTAGctgtaaatcatttcattaaaagtattttttttaaagttaaattataaataattatagaaaaatCACATTTTTATGTGACAAATTTAGAAAAAGGGTGTCAAATAAATTAGGATGGATGGAGCAATATCCTTATTATTAAGTTAATTTGTGTACATCCTATAaactaaattatataaatattttagtattaGTATAAATTAGAAGTCAttgatttttgttgttgttgtattagtttAAGATGATTTTAAAAGGTGAAAATATGAATCATTGCTAATACGGGTCAAAATAAACCACATTATTAAAATCTTAAATAAATTCAAGATAAGTATAAAGTTAGTTTGAATAAATAATTCCATCAACAATgaaagttaaaattttaaaggAGTAAAATGAAGTTTTGCATTTATATTGAAAAAACATGCTATTTGAATTCTTAATAATTGTGTGAGATCCTTTTACACATTTTAGATATATTTATCCTGTTAGTCACAATTTTCGATGCACcacttcaaatttttctttaagtaagaataaaaaataggtataaaatatttaaatcgATAAGTGTTCttcaccaaaaaagaaaaagaaaataaaaaagaaacacATATTTCAATGGTGATTTTGGAGAACGTTTTTTCCTTTGCATgtacaattttttaatttttttttttattttaaagttctttcttttaataaaagtttGTATTAAATCTTGTTTTTCGCATGAAACATGTTTGTCCAATTATGCTGGAGGATTAAGCATTAAGATGAGGAAAAAGAGGAGTTAAGATTATCCTGAATATTATCaagtcatatttttatttttgttgaaccaAAGTACTATTCATATCAAATTATTCTTTATCTgagcttatttttttttaagtctaaaaagactttttttttgttaacaATTTTATATTGCCTTTGAAATATCTATAATGTTTACAAATATTGAAAGTAGAAATTACTGATCGATATCATATGGTAATGAAATAATACGAGACAGATCGAATTATCTTTTGAATCTCTTGTTTGATTAATGGAAAATGAATTTCTTAAGTATAAAGTATAGATGAGcgaaatcaatttttgaggttcattttgatgaatttagtttttttttaaattttttttcataactaTAGATACATTACTATATTTAACTAGCATAAATCTTGCCACATGAAATTATGAGTTAAAACATAATAATACCCCTAAAAATCTGATTGTATCATAACTAATGAAATTATTCACAAATTCataagaatatcaaaatgtttttcaatgTTTTGATTTTTGACGAGTTATCGTTTTACTTTATAAAATACACAATTATTTATCTCCCATTGGTATTTGCTTATTCTCTTACCAAACTTGCTTtctcataaataatttttaaatttcaattacgtcacataaaacttcaaaaacttatCAATAAGTCATAACTAATATTGCATCACATTAAAATAATATGCAGTATAAATGTTACACAAGCATAATTTTTAGTTAAGATTATTATTTTCACTTCTTCCGAGCCACCTACAACtgatttgttttttgttttttggatCGAAACTAGTGGTAGTAAATAGGCAAGTTCAATTGGATTTGGCATGAGTTAGAAAGTAGGGAATTTGGTATTGACTGGccattcaaaataatattttgaaaaagataatCTTCTAAGGTATAATCCAATTTGGCATTTGTTGCGAAAATATCGTGGGTTAACTAACACACAATTATACacaaagaaaatagagaaaaaaaataacacaaGGATTTAACGAGGTTCGGCTAGTTCTAATACTCCAAGCAAAAGTAGAGAGAGTTTGCCactatgaaagaaaagaagaagtgTACAATTCTTTAGAATCTCCAACTACATCCTCTATTTTAGAATCTCCAACTACATCCTCTATATATAGATTTCAAGTAGTCACAAAACTTATAGGAAAAAGGTTCTCCCAATCCTAGAAGGACAATATATTCCTTTTCCAAATCTATTTGGACAAAGAGTCTCCTAAACCAATAGGGATTATGAGTTTTCTAAAATGtacaaggaaaaaaaatcaaaacataatTAGCAAATCTTTCCCTTGGATTGAATTCTCTTCATCAATAGGAATAACGTCTCCGTGCCTTGCCCTCAACCCTCAAAAGGGCTTACTGAGTACTACATACACCAATCAAGTCTAGGCAATGCCTAAACTTATTGATCTGGACTGACTTGGTCATTGAATATGCTCGATTATCATGTGTGGACACTTTCTTCACATCAATAACATTTGCAAATATTTTTGATCGACTGAGCACTCTCTTTTTCCCACAAGTTACAATGCCATACGATTGTTGTTGCATAGATGCATCAACATTATCATCTTGATTAATGTCTTGCACCTCCTCCATTTATGATTGTCCAGGGAGGCAGCTTCATTAGATGTCACATTCCTACTAATAATTAATCCCGGAGCCTTTTGATCTGCGCACCACAATTTATAACCTTTCACTCCAATTGCATACCCTATAAATATGAAGTTGTTTTCCCTTGACTCAACTTTTCATTCCTCACATGAGCATAAGCATGACAATCATATACCTTAAATTTGAATAATCAGCAGGCCAACTGGACCAAACCTCAAAAGAAGTTTTAAATACAATAGTTATGGATGGAGATCTATTAACGAAATAACAACCTATATTGGTTGCTTCAGCCCAAAATCCTTGCTAACACATGAATGTGAAATCATACTTCTTGCTCTGTCACAATTGTTCAAACATTCTGCAACACCATTTTACTATGGTGTTCTAACACAAATGCAGTGCTTCACTATGCCCTTTTTATTACAGAAATTATTAAACTCTAAGTTACAAAATTTCAACCCATTGTCAGTTCAAAGATGATTAACTTTTCTTTCAGCCGCCTCTCAATCATTGTCTTCtatttatcaaaatttgaaaatagcctattttttattttcaaaaaatacacCCATATCATTCTTGGGTAATCGTCAATCAAAGTCATAAAGTATCTCACACACACTTTTGAAGAAAATTTTGTTTTGACCCCACAAGTCTAACTATACATGATctaacttttcttttgttttgtgcTTTGCCTTCTTGCTAAATGATGTGTTGCCAAAATACGACATTTATGATACTAAAAAAAAGGTTATTGTAAGTTCTCAAGCACGTTTTGTTAAtttgatatgtgttttgatTAATTTTCAGGGAAATTGAAGTACGCTCCGGTTGATGATGTTTGGCTTGATTTATGTGGAGATTTGATTGATGTTGGAGTAAGTTGGCAGCTTGATGTTTAGGAGAGATCACAAGGAAAACAAAATATTCTAGAAGTGCTAAATTTACTTCATCTTGGCGAGGTTTTAGGATGACTTGAAAGGACAAATCAAAGAACGAACTTAACTGTGCATTGAAGGACCTTGGCTTGGATGTTTGGAGACTAAATAAGCATGTTTGGACCAAGGGTGTACACCACGATACCCTTCAAGGGCTGTGGTGCACACCACTGGCTGTGATGAGGAGCTCTCCATCCGTGAAGAAGGCAGCCACCAAGAAAAAGCCATCAAAATGGCTAAGGCAAACTCCACGGACCtcaccacgggtcg
The genomic region above belongs to Solanum dulcamara chromosome 5, daSolDulc1.2, whole genome shotgun sequence and contains:
- the LOC129889110 gene encoding uncharacterized protein LOC129889110 — protein: MNVYCILLVNILSGIVMECNKDEALRAKELAEKKMQSNDFLGAQKVALKAERLYPQLENISQLLAVCNVHCSAQSSTVGSEKDWYGILQIDIMADEVTIKKQYRRLALVLHPDKNKFPGAEAAFKLIGESNMVLSDPTKRALYDSKYRVLSKGAAAKRQVNRNPSTRQNNSPNGFGTQSSNLNNIQKTQTTSSAMPETFWTGCPFCNIRYQYYKSFVNRALRCQKCSKPFIAYDLGSQGAPLGPKWSHPGSQDVPHRSNMSQPFQQKGVFNHGTSRMAAGAGFTPAQMGSQQCPSSKKMASQPDVRREKTAQLFEDLKAKGKADKYDKEMGNTNEGAAMPKVNKKNRKRSRKQTVESSESIDTSSSTEPEITDIESGSYPPAGEDFEFDGFGPRRSSRLRQNVSYKEGASDDENDLANPLKKVWDNQSAGDDTSKQKEAVSGDDLRNAKPTDFHGNSKAKATQNGEAPPKANVQNENANSRKFDKQAAGPPSSGVEKVEVVDSDSEPDSEPSDDPPELYECPDPEFSDFDKHREESCFAVDQIWACYDTADGMPRFYCQIRKVLSPEFELRITWLEANPEDQGDMEWVEAELPAGCGKFRRGNSQITNDRLIFSHLVQCEKGKRGAFFVFPREGEIWALFKNWDIGWSSNPEKHGKYKYEIVEVLSDFVKGVGIKVNYLDKVSGFVSLFHPTSQTKVGSFLVKPNELYKFSHQIPSFRMTGTEKEGVPVGSFELDPASLPLNPDDICCPEKLNKDSRNAKSEAENVTTPKKFVELKGMGATDGESSKVRRSPRSVNISMTRKL